Proteins encoded in a region of the Globicephala melas chromosome 1, mGloMel1.2, whole genome shotgun sequence genome:
- the LOC132593669 gene encoding involucrin-like, giving the protein MSQQCTLPVTLPPAPSKEPLKPVSPPTNIQQEQVKQPTPLPAPFQKVPSEIPEKDPMELGKKHTTPVKEVPKKECEPRQQEPQQQEQKQQQQQQQQQKSEEQGKHVEQQQQQQESQEQGKPVEQQQQKKVSQEQGKHVEQQQQQQESQEQRKPVEQQQQQKESQEQGKPVEQQQQQKESQEKGKPVIQQQQQQKESQEKGKPLIQQQQQQKESQEKGKPVIQQQQQQKESQEKVKPVEQQQQQQKESQEKGKPVIQQQQQKESQEQRKPVEQQQQQKESQEKGKPVIQQQQQQKESQEQRKPVEQQQQQQKESQEKGKPVEQQQQQQKESQEKGKPHVEQLKQEKKVLGQQLDQELAKKDEQLEKKGEQQLKQ; this is encoded by the exons ATGTCTCAGCAATGTACTCTGCCGGTGaccttgccccctgcccccagtaaGGAGCCCCTCAAGCCTGTTTCTCCTCCCACCAACATCCAGCAGGAGCAAGTGAAGCAGCCAACTCCACTGCCTGCCCCATTCCAGAAGGTACCCTCGGAGATCCCAGAGAAGGATCCCATGGAGCTCGGGAAGAAACACACAACTCCTGTGAAGGAGGTGCCCAAGAAAGAGTGTGAGCCACGGCAACAGGAGCCACAGCAGCAGgaacagaagcagcagcagcagcagcagcagcaacaaaagTCAGAGGAGCAAGGAAAGCatgtggaacagcagcagcaacagcaagaatcacaggagcaaggaaagcctgtggaacagcagcagcagaagaaagtgtcacaggagcaaggaaagcatgtggaacagcagcagcagcagcaagagtCCCAGGAGCAAAgaaagcctgtggaacagcagcagcagcagaaagagtcccaggagcaaggaaagcctgtggaacagcagcagcagcagaaagagtcacaggagaaaggaaagcctgtgatacagcagcagcagcagcagaaagagtcacaggagaaaggaaagcctctgatacagcagcagcagcagcagaaagagtcacaggagaaaggaaagcctgtgatacagcagcagcagcagcagaaagagtctCAGGAGAAAGTaaagcctgtggaacagcagcagcagcagcagaaagagtcacaggagaaaggaaagcctgtgatacagcagcagcagcagaaagagtccCAGGAGCAACgaaagcctgtggaacagcagcagcagcagaaagagtcacaggagaaaggaaagcctgtgatacagcagcagcagcagcagaaagagtcacaggagcaaagaaagcctgtggaacagcagcagcagcagcagaaagagtcacaggagaaaggaaagcctgtggaacagcagcagcagcagcagaaagagtcacaggagaaaggaaagcct CATGTGGAACAGCTGAAACAGGAGAAGAAGGTCTTGGGCCAGCAGCTGGATCAAGAGCTAGCAAAGAAAGATGAGCAACTGGAAAAGAAAGGGGAGCAGCAGCTGAAGCAGTAG